A single Flavobacterium sp. 1 DNA region contains:
- the gldG gene encoding gliding motility-associated ABC transporter substrate-binding protein GldG — MKAFNIKNAKSLLITVAAVLLLNIISNFFFHRFDLTQDHRYTLSPTTLKIIKEVKAPLSIKVYLQGELPAEFKRLQLESKQLLEEFQAYNSNIIIEFVDPLENKDESMDKIKELYRKGLTPINITVDDKGKQSQSMVFPWAIAVYNNKEVNIPLLKNIMGTNTTQKVIGSVQHLEYSISDGINKISKGKQKKVAIIKGNGELEERHIAKFLMQVRESYFIGPFTLDSVAKNPEGTLKSLQNYDLAVIAKPTEAFTDEEKLVLDQFIIHGGKTLWLIDQVNAEMDSLYNPTGATLAFPKDLNLNDMFFKYGVRINPDLVKDEQGSPIKLASGEQGSGTQYQDFNWKFAPQVYPISKHPIVKNLGGIKFDFANAMDTLKNGIKKTVLLQSSPYSKKIGTPVQISLNMVSEQTSPADYLNKGNIPMAVLLEGSFHSMFENRVLPFEEKSFAVKGKESKMIVIADGDIIKNQLDKAGQSVELGYDQRSGNLYDNKDFMMNCVNYLLDDTGLINIRSKDLDLPLLDKEKVYENYTFTQFLTIGIPILFLGLFGLGFTFLRKRKYSK; from the coding sequence ATGAAAGCATTTAACATAAAAAACGCCAAATCATTATTGATTACTGTTGCAGCAGTTTTGCTTTTGAACATCATCAGCAATTTCTTTTTTCATCGTTTTGATTTAACGCAAGATCATCGCTATACTCTTTCGCCAACCACTTTAAAAATCATCAAAGAGGTAAAAGCTCCTTTATCCATAAAAGTATATCTGCAAGGGGAATTACCAGCTGAATTCAAGCGATTACAGCTGGAATCCAAACAGCTTTTGGAAGAATTTCAAGCGTATAATTCTAATATTATTATCGAATTTGTAGATCCTTTAGAGAACAAGGACGAAAGCATGGATAAAATTAAGGAATTGTACCGAAAAGGCTTAACGCCAATAAACATAACCGTTGACGATAAAGGGAAACAATCCCAATCAATGGTTTTTCCTTGGGCAATTGCAGTTTACAACAACAAAGAAGTCAATATCCCATTGCTGAAAAACATTATGGGAACTAATACCACCCAAAAAGTAATTGGTTCTGTTCAGCATCTTGAATATTCAATATCTGACGGAATCAATAAAATTTCTAAAGGCAAACAAAAGAAAGTTGCCATCATAAAAGGAAACGGCGAACTGGAAGAAAGACATATTGCCAAATTTCTGATGCAGGTGCGCGAAAGTTATTTCATAGGTCCTTTTACTTTAGATTCAGTTGCAAAAAATCCTGAAGGGACTTTAAAATCATTGCAGAATTATGATTTGGCCGTCATTGCCAAACCAACCGAAGCTTTTACCGATGAAGAAAAACTGGTTCTGGATCAATTTATTATCCATGGAGGAAAAACCCTCTGGCTTATCGATCAGGTCAATGCAGAAATGGACAGTCTTTACAACCCAACTGGAGCAACTTTAGCTTTTCCAAAAGATTTGAACCTAAATGATATGTTCTTCAAATATGGAGTGCGCATCAATCCTGATTTGGTAAAAGACGAGCAAGGAAGCCCTATAAAACTCGCCAGCGGAGAACAAGGAAGCGGGACACAATATCAGGATTTCAACTGGAAATTTGCGCCTCAGGTGTATCCTATCAGCAAACATCCGATTGTAAAAAACCTTGGAGGCATCAAATTTGATTTTGCCAATGCAATGGATACTTTGAAAAACGGAATCAAGAAAACGGTTTTATTGCAGTCTTCTCCTTATTCGAAAAAAATAGGAACTCCTGTCCAAATCAGCCTAAATATGGTCTCTGAGCAAACTTCACCAGCTGATTACCTCAATAAAGGAAATATTCCTATGGCGGTTTTACTGGAAGGATCTTTTCATTCTATGTTTGAGAACCGTGTTTTGCCTTTTGAAGAAAAATCATTCGCAGTCAAAGGAAAAGAAAGCAAAATGATTGTGATTGCGGATGGAGACATTATAAAAAATCAATTGGATAAAGCAGGGCAGTCCGTAGAATTAGGCTATGACCAACGATCTGGGAATTTATACGACAACAAAGATTTTATGATGAATTGCGTCAATTACCTATTGGACGACACAGGACTTATTAACATTAGAAGCAAAGATCTTGATTTGCCTCTATTGGATAAAGAAAAAGTTTATGAAAACTATACTTTCACTCAGTTCCTAACTATCGGGATTCCAATCCTATTTTTAGGGCTATTTGGTCTAGGATTTACATTCCTTAGAAAAAGAAAATACAGTAAGTAG
- the gldF gene encoding gliding motility-associated ABC transporter permease subunit GldF encodes MKSIVFREIKSFFGSPIGYLVIALFLIGNGLFLWVFEGDYNILNTGFADLTPFFTLAPWILIFLIPAVTMRSFSDEKKQGTLELLLTKPISLWEIVNGKFLGAFLLIIMAIIPTFIYVEVIWSLGSPEGNLDLGSTLGSYFGLLFLIGAYSAIGIFTSSVSENQIVSFIIAVFLCFFFYFGFQGLASILPGFSSIISHFGMQDHYKSMSRGVIDTRDVIYFVSIAMLFLSFTVFNLKSIKS; translated from the coding sequence ATGAAATCAATCGTATTTCGCGAAATAAAATCCTTTTTTGGTTCCCCAATCGGATATTTAGTAATTGCTCTTTTCTTAATTGGAAACGGCTTATTCCTTTGGGTTTTTGAAGGAGATTATAATATTTTAAACACAGGTTTTGCCGATTTAACACCATTTTTTACTTTAGCTCCTTGGATTTTAATATTCCTGATTCCAGCCGTAACCATGCGCAGTTTTTCTGATGAAAAAAAACAAGGAACACTTGAATTATTACTTACAAAACCTATCAGTCTTTGGGAAATTGTAAACGGAAAATTTTTGGGCGCTTTTTTATTAATTATAATGGCGATCATCCCGACTTTTATTTATGTGGAAGTGATTTGGAGTTTAGGTTCGCCTGAAGGAAATCTGGATTTAGGCAGTACTCTTGGTTCTTATTTCGGATTATTGTTTTTAATCGGGGCATATTCTGCTATTGGAATTTTCACTTCATCAGTTTCCGAGAATCAGATTGTATCGTTTATCATTGCCGTTTTTCTGTGCTTCTTTTTCTATTTTGGATTTCAGGGATTGGCTTCTATTTTACCTGGTTTTTCTTCTATCATTTCGCATTTCGGAATGCAGGATCATTACAAGAGTATGAGCCGGGGCGTTATAGACACTAGAGATGTCATCTATTTTGTTAGTATTGCCATGCTGTTCCTTTCTTTCACAGTCTTTAATTTAAAATCTATCAAATCGTAA
- a CDS encoding putative quinol monooxygenase — MFVRIVKLSFHEENIPAFLENFELMKDKIRNAPGNRFLELYQDKNNKSIFFTYSYWETEADLENYRNSELFNTVWTFTKQLFNAKPEAWSVDKLVSLQ, encoded by the coding sequence ATGTTTGTACGAATAGTAAAACTGAGTTTTCATGAGGAAAATATTCCTGCCTTTTTGGAAAACTTCGAATTAATGAAAGATAAAATACGGAATGCACCCGGAAACCGTTTTCTCGAACTGTATCAGGATAAAAACAATAAAAGCATTTTCTTTACCTATAGTTATTGGGAAACCGAAGCGGATTTAGAAAACTACCGCAATTCTGAACTTTTTAATACCGTTTGGACATTTACCAAACAATTATTCAATGCAAAACCGGAGGCTTGGAGTGTAGATAAATTAGTAAGCTTGCAATAA
- a CDS encoding S-adenosyl-l-methionine hydroxide adenosyltransferase family protein, which produces MSIITLTTDYGLKDHFVGALKGKILSEYSDVSIVDISHYIDPFNTAEASYIISASYDSFPKGTVHIIGVDLESNKENQHIVMQWNDHFFIAADNGILSMLSQKIMPQKIVAITIHDRLHSEATDLDVFVTVACHVAKGGVLNVIGKEINNLKQVTDLQVILSEDGSLLKGNVIYIDHFGNVVTNISKKQFLESAKGRDYEIVYRNQTIKTILPYYSAIASSDKYPVKYYEGQKLAIFNEAGFLEIAIFRSNPLTVGSASTLLGLNYRDVVSIQFKN; this is translated from the coding sequence ATGTCAATAATTACCCTTACTACCGATTATGGCTTGAAAGACCACTTTGTCGGTGCGCTGAAGGGAAAGATATTGTCTGAGTATTCTGATGTATCAATTGTTGATATTTCACATTACATCGACCCATTCAACACAGCAGAAGCCAGTTACATTATTTCGGCCTCCTATGACAGTTTTCCAAAAGGGACTGTTCATATTATTGGAGTTGATTTAGAATCCAACAAAGAAAACCAGCATATTGTGATGCAATGGAACGATCATTTCTTCATTGCGGCTGATAACGGCATTCTAAGTATGCTTTCGCAAAAAATAATGCCGCAAAAAATAGTCGCCATAACCATTCACGATCGGCTTCATAGCGAAGCTACCGATTTGGATGTTTTTGTTACAGTCGCCTGTCATGTCGCAAAAGGTGGCGTTCTTAATGTTATTGGCAAAGAAATAAATAATCTAAAACAAGTGACCGATTTGCAGGTTATTTTATCAGAAGATGGAAGCCTGCTAAAAGGAAACGTAATTTATATAGACCATTTTGGAAATGTGGTGACTAATATTTCCAAGAAACAATTTTTAGAGTCTGCCAAAGGAAGAGATTATGAAATTGTATACCGAAACCAGACCATCAAGACTATTTTACCTTATTATTCGGCTATTGCCAGTTCTGATAAATATCCTGTAAAATATTATGAAGGTCAAAAATTAGCCATTTTCAACGAAGCCGGTTTTCTCGAAATTGCCATTTTCAGGAGCAATCCATTAACCGTTGGTTCAGCAAGCACTTTATTAGGGCTTAATTATAGAGATGTTGTTTCTATACAATTTAAGAATTAA
- a CDS encoding PhoH family protein produces the protein MNERIIELIDIAPKDFWGTHDSHLESIKKYYPKLKIVARGTTLKAFGDKDVLDEFEMRFQRLMLHFTRYNTIDDNVIERVIQSDSQEETRVFGHDKILVHGVGGKIIKAMTANQQLLVDTMEKNDMVFAVGPAGTGKTYTGVAMAVKALKEKQVKRIILTRPAVEAGENLGFLPGDMKEKLDPYMQPLYDALRDMLPNEKLEDFILKGIIQIAPLAFMRGRTLDHAFVILDEAQNTTHSQMKMFLTRMGKNAKFMITGDPGQVDLPRRTISGLKEALLVLKDVEGIGIIYLDDKDIVRHRLVKKVIDAYKQIENNDY, from the coding sequence TTGAACGAAAGAATCATCGAGCTCATCGACATTGCTCCCAAAGATTTCTGGGGCACACACGACTCTCATTTGGAGTCAATCAAGAAATATTATCCAAAACTAAAAATTGTTGCAAGAGGCACAACTCTAAAAGCATTTGGCGACAAAGATGTTTTAGATGAATTTGAAATGCGGTTTCAGCGCTTGATGTTACATTTTACCAGATACAATACTATAGATGATAATGTAATTGAGCGAGTTATTCAAAGCGATTCCCAAGAAGAAACCCGAGTATTTGGACACGACAAGATTTTAGTTCATGGTGTAGGCGGAAAAATCATTAAAGCTATGACTGCTAATCAGCAATTGCTGGTTGATACTATGGAGAAAAATGATATGGTCTTTGCTGTTGGTCCTGCCGGAACCGGTAAAACCTATACTGGTGTTGCCATGGCGGTAAAAGCTCTTAAGGAAAAACAAGTCAAACGTATTATCCTTACTAGACCTGCTGTTGAAGCTGGCGAGAATCTCGGTTTTCTTCCCGGCGACATGAAAGAAAAACTGGATCCATACATGCAGCCTTTATATGATGCATTGCGGGATATGCTGCCTAATGAAAAACTGGAGGATTTTATCTTGAAAGGAATTATTCAAATTGCACCTTTAGCTTTTATGAGAGGAAGAACTTTAGATCATGCTTTTGTAATTTTGGACGAAGCACAAAACACTACGCATTCGCAAATGAAAATGTTTTTGACGCGTATGGGTAAAAATGCTAAGTTCATGATAACCGGAGATCCAGGTCAGGTCGATTTACCGCGAAGAACAATATCAGGGCTCAAAGAAGCTTTGTTGGTTTTAAAGGATGTAGAAGGTATTGGTATTATTTATCTTGATGATAAAGATATTGTTCGCCATCGATTAGTGAAAAAAGTAATTGATGCTTACAAACAAATCGAAAACAATGATTATTAA
- a CDS encoding Cof-type HAD-IIB family hydrolase, with product MPKQKIKVVISDLDGTLLNSDHTISAYTKSVFQELHKQNYLIIVATGRHHLDAMAIVNNLGFPVYLVTSNGARIHSPQRELLYSFDMNGDSVKSVLALDIDPEITTVLFRETVWQTSKTNNKLNAFQKDLVYPPQVVNFAELDDFNAIKIFFTHDNHQKLVDLKEKILETHADDFHHAFSLPICLEFMDKSVDKSAAIAKILEQEGYSFEEAISFGDGFNDEKMLNAAGIGLIMGNAPENLKEKLPHLEVISSNNEDGVARYLSLNLDGIETKLKKIKA from the coding sequence ATGCCGAAACAAAAAATAAAAGTAGTAATAAGCGATTTAGACGGAACATTACTCAATTCAGACCACACGATATCAGCCTATACCAAATCTGTTTTTCAAGAACTGCACAAACAAAATTATTTGATTATTGTTGCCACTGGTCGTCATCACTTGGATGCCATGGCAATAGTTAATAATTTAGGTTTTCCTGTTTATCTGGTAACATCAAATGGAGCAAGAATTCATTCCCCGCAAAGAGAACTATTGTATTCTTTTGATATGAATGGGGATTCGGTGAAATCCGTTTTAGCATTGGATATTGACCCAGAGATTACAACCGTTTTATTTAGAGAAACTGTTTGGCAAACTTCCAAAACGAATAATAAGCTCAATGCTTTTCAGAAAGATTTAGTCTATCCGCCTCAAGTTGTAAATTTTGCCGAGCTGGACGATTTTAATGCCATAAAAATATTTTTTACTCATGATAACCATCAAAAATTAGTTGATTTAAAAGAGAAAATTCTAGAAACTCATGCCGATGATTTTCATCACGCCTTTAGTCTGCCTATTTGTTTGGAGTTTATGGACAAATCCGTTGATAAAAGTGCTGCTATTGCTAAGATTTTGGAGCAAGAGGGGTATTCTTTTGAGGAGGCTATATCTTTTGGAGATGGTTTTAACGATGAAAAAATGCTGAATGCAGCAGGAATTGGTTTGATTATGGGGAATGCTCCAGAAAATTTAAAAGAAAAATTGCCTCATTTGGAAGTGATTTCAAGTAATAATGAAGACGGGGTCGCCAGATATTTGTCTTTGAATTTAGACGGAATTGAAACTAAGCTAAAGAAAATAAAAGCATAG
- a CDS encoding phosphoribosylaminoimidazolesuccinocarboxamide synthase codes for MSNTITTTNFNFPNQKSVYRGKVREVYNINDDLLVMIATDRLSAFDVVLPKGIPYKGQILNQIATKFMELTQDIVPNWLIATPDPSVAVGHLCEPFKVEMVIRGYVSGHAAREYALGKRQICGVTMVEGLKENDKFPEPIITPTTKADNGSHDEDISREDILAKGIVTEEDYLVLEKYTRALFQRGTEIAASRGLILVDTKYEFGKTKDDVIVLIDEIHTPDSSRYFYSEGYQERQDKGEEQKQLSKEFVRRWLIQNGFQGFEGQSIPDMTDEYIETVSDRYIELYENILGEKFVKADISNINERIEKNVLAYLAQR; via the coding sequence ATGAGCAATACAATTACCACTACCAATTTTAATTTTCCGAATCAAAAATCAGTGTATCGCGGAAAAGTAAGGGAAGTTTATAATATAAATGATGATTTACTTGTGATGATAGCCACTGACAGGCTTTCGGCATTTGATGTGGTTTTACCAAAAGGAATTCCATACAAAGGTCAGATTCTAAATCAGATTGCTACAAAATTCATGGAATTGACTCAGGATATTGTACCAAATTGGTTAATTGCAACTCCAGATCCAAGTGTGGCTGTTGGTCATTTATGTGAGCCTTTCAAAGTTGAAATGGTAATTAGAGGTTATGTTTCCGGACATGCAGCGCGTGAATATGCTCTTGGCAAAAGACAAATTTGCGGCGTTACAATGGTCGAAGGTTTGAAAGAAAACGATAAATTTCCAGAACCGATTATCACGCCAACAACCAAAGCTGATAATGGTTCTCATGATGAAGATATTTCTCGTGAAGACATTTTGGCTAAAGGTATAGTTACCGAAGAAGATTATTTAGTTCTGGAAAAATACACCCGTGCTTTATTTCAAAGAGGGACTGAAATTGCTGCCAGCCGTGGTTTGATTTTGGTAGATACTAAATATGAATTTGGTAAAACCAAAGATGATGTTATTGTATTGATTGACGAAATTCATACTCCGGATTCTTCCCGTTATTTTTATTCAGAAGGGTATCAGGAAAGACAAGACAAAGGCGAAGAGCAAAAACAATTGTCTAAAGAATTTGTAAGACGCTGGCTGATTCAAAACGGTTTTCAAGGTTTTGAAGGACAAAGTATTCCAGACATGACAGATGAATATATTGAAACGGTTTCGGACAGATATATAGAATTATACGAAAATATTCTTGGAGAAAAGTTTGTGAAAGCTGATATTTCGAATATTAATGAGCGTATTGAGAAAAATGTTTTAGCTTATTTGGCACAACGATAA
- a CDS encoding DUF4258 domain-containing protein — protein MNFIQRFAYYLIGLIMGGFIVAAIFSGKDTRCNYFPNARVLNDLSTKPFFYSDKASLILSQKWVDTTDIKTTLKLGDVDFDKSNVPFKKGKLYVIEGKTRKNQEIIIKVINYENKAVLEDITKK, from the coding sequence ATGAATTTTATACAGCGTTTTGCCTACTATTTAATAGGTTTAATAATGGGAGGATTTATTGTAGCCGCTATATTCAGCGGAAAAGATACCCGTTGCAATTATTTCCCAAATGCAAGGGTTTTGAATGATTTAAGCACTAAACCCTTTTTCTATTCCGATAAAGCTTCCCTTATTTTATCCCAAAAGTGGGTTGATACCACCGATATCAAAACTACTCTAAAACTTGGAGATGTTGATTTTGATAAAAGTAATGTCCCTTTCAAAAAAGGAAAATTATACGTTATCGAAGGTAAAACAAGAAAAAATCAGGAAATCATAATCAAAGTGATTAATTACGAAAACAAAGCTGTTCTTGAAGACATTACCAAAAAATAA
- a CDS encoding alanine dehydrogenase, whose translation MSLSPFTKEQLLPQEEKLEIARHKSQLFIGIPKENSYQERRICLTPDAVNSLTYQGHRVMIEAGAGVSSSYSDKEYSEAGAEITQDTKKVFGCPMILKVEPPTIAEIEMMHSKTIVLSAIQLKTRKKSYFETLSRKKITALAFEYLKDTDGSYPAVKALSEIAGTASILIAAELMITNEFGKGLLFGNITGVAPTEVVIIGAGTAGEFAARTAIGLGASVKVFDNSITKLRRLQNNLNQRIFTSTIQQKALLKALRRCDVAIGAMRGAERCPVVVSETMVEHMKKGAVIVDISIDTGGCFETSEVTTHEKPTFIKSNVLHYCVPNIPSRYSKTASLSISNIITPYLLQIAEDGGIESAIRCNSGLKNGVYLYHGILTNKAIGDWFDLPDNDINLIVF comes from the coding sequence ATGTCTCTAAGCCCATTCACAAAAGAACAATTACTGCCTCAAGAAGAGAAACTAGAAATCGCTAGACACAAAAGCCAACTTTTTATAGGAATCCCAAAAGAGAACAGTTACCAAGAAAGACGCATTTGTCTCACACCTGATGCGGTGAATTCCCTTACCTATCAAGGTCATAGAGTAATGATTGAAGCCGGGGCTGGAGTAAGTTCCAGTTACAGCGATAAAGAATACAGTGAAGCTGGTGCCGAAATAACTCAAGACACCAAAAAAGTTTTTGGCTGTCCTATGATCTTAAAAGTCGAACCGCCGACAATTGCCGAAATCGAAATGATGCATTCCAAAACAATTGTTTTATCGGCCATTCAATTAAAAACCAGAAAAAAATCATACTTCGAAACTTTATCCCGTAAAAAAATTACTGCACTCGCATTTGAATACCTGAAAGACACCGACGGCTCCTACCCTGCCGTAAAAGCATTGAGCGAAATTGCCGGAACCGCTTCCATATTAATTGCCGCCGAATTAATGATTACCAATGAATTCGGAAAAGGACTGTTATTTGGCAACATTACAGGAGTAGCACCTACCGAAGTTGTAATTATTGGAGCAGGAACTGCTGGTGAATTTGCCGCCAGAACTGCCATTGGGCTTGGAGCCAGCGTAAAAGTTTTTGACAACTCAATTACCAAACTCCGCCGTCTGCAAAACAACTTAAACCAGCGTATTTTCACTTCAACCATTCAGCAAAAAGCATTACTCAAAGCACTAAGACGCTGTGATGTAGCTATCGGTGCTATGAGAGGAGCTGAACGATGCCCAGTTGTAGTGAGTGAAACCATGGTCGAGCACATGAAAAAAGGTGCCGTAATTGTTGACATAAGCATTGACACTGGTGGCTGTTTCGAAACATCAGAAGTTACAACTCACGAAAAACCAACGTTCATTAAAAGCAATGTTTTACACTATTGTGTTCCTAATATTCCGTCACGTTATTCAAAAACAGCTTCTCTTTCCATAAGCAATATTATCACTCCTTATTTACTGCAGATTGCTGAAGATGGTGGAATTGAAAGCGCTATCCGCTGCAACTCAGGCCTAAAAAACGGTGTTTATCTGTATCATGGCATACTTACCAACAAAGCCATTGGCGATTGGTTTGATTTACCCGATAACGACATCAATTTAATTGTTTTTTAA
- a CDS encoding GNAT family N-acetyltransferase, whose product MSLETNKVKIIPFTIELKEPIKTLNLEWLQKYFKIEPKDKKVLSDPQGEIIDKGGMIFYAQYNSQIIGTVSLLKIDDITFELTKMAVSDGNQGLGIGKKLMEHCLNEAKEKGIQKLILYSNRKLKPAIHLYESFGFIEIPVEAGVYERADIKMEKILS is encoded by the coding sequence ATGAGCTTAGAAACCAATAAAGTTAAAATCATCCCTTTTACAATCGAATTAAAAGAACCTATTAAAACCTTAAATTTGGAATGGCTTCAAAAATACTTTAAGATTGAACCCAAAGATAAAAAAGTATTATCTGACCCTCAAGGTGAAATAATAGACAAAGGCGGAATGATTTTTTACGCCCAATACAACAGTCAAATTATAGGCACGGTTTCTTTATTGAAAATCGACGACATCACATTTGAATTAACAAAAATGGCCGTATCAGATGGAAATCAAGGATTAGGCATAGGTAAAAAACTAATGGAACATTGTTTGAATGAGGCAAAAGAAAAAGGAATTCAAAAATTAATTCTGTATTCCAATCGTAAATTAAAGCCTGCAATACATTTATATGAAAGTTTTGGTTTTATCGAAATTCCTGTCGAAGCAGGCGTTTATGAAAGAGCCGATATTAAAATGGAGAAAATACTATCTTAA
- the tsaE gene encoding tRNA (adenosine(37)-N6)-threonylcarbamoyltransferase complex ATPase subunit type 1 TsaE, with the protein MTITFSIEQLAEVAQQVLDQNPNKVILFNGDMGVGKTTLIKQLCKTLGVQDATSSPTFSLVNEYQTDTNQTVYHFDFYRLNKETEALDMGVDDYLYSGNWCFIEWSEKIAGLIPQQHTVITIELLPSRERLLELK; encoded by the coding sequence ATGACTATCACATTTTCTATAGAACAACTTGCAGAAGTTGCTCAACAAGTTTTAGATCAAAACCCAAATAAAGTAATCCTTTTCAATGGGGATATGGGCGTAGGCAAAACAACCTTAATCAAACAGCTTTGCAAAACACTAGGCGTACAAGATGCAACCAGCAGTCCAACATTTTCATTGGTGAATGAATACCAAACTGACACAAATCAAACGGTTTATCATTTTGATTTTTACCGATTAAACAAAGAAACAGAAGCTTTGGATATGGGCGTTGATGATTATTTGTATTCCGGAAATTGGTGTTTCATCGAATGGTCTGAAAAAATTGCAGGTTTGATTCCGCAACAGCATACCGTAATTACAATTGAATTACTGCCAAGCAGAGAGCGTTTATTGGAATTAAAGTAA
- a CDS encoding bifunctional response regulator/alkaline phosphatase family protein — MENIKILWVDDEIDLLKPHILFLEKKNYSVTTCNNGRDAIDIFDENNFDIVFLDENMPGMSGLETLSEMKEKKSSIPMIMITKSEEEYIMEEAIGSKIADYLIKPVNPNQILLSLKKNLDHSRLISQKTTLDYQKEFRKITMEMAMVNSYEDWVELYKKLIFWELELENIDDQGMIEILESQKVEANSQFGKFIERNYEDWFVPKADKPIQSHTLFKELVVPEILKKDKPILFVVIDNLRYDQWKVFESVVGNYYKLEKEVPYFSILPTATQYARNAIFSGLTPLEMEKQFPQYWKNDPEEGGKNLFEAEFLTAQIKRLRLDLKEDYFKITNLAGGKKLAESFKSLKDNDLVTVVYNFVDMLSHAKTEMDVVKELASDDKAYRSLTLSWFKNSPLLEIIQQAQKLGFKLILTTDHGTINVKNPSKVVGDKNTSLNLRYKTGRSLTYEQKDVYAVKEPKLIGLPAINMSSSYIFAKNDLFLAYVNNYNHYVSYYKNTYQHGGISLEEMIIPFLVFNPK; from the coding sequence ATGGAGAACATAAAAATACTTTGGGTTGATGATGAAATTGATTTGCTCAAACCACACATATTATTTCTGGAGAAAAAAAATTACAGCGTAACTACCTGCAATAATGGCCGAGATGCCATCGATATTTTTGACGAAAATAATTTTGACATTGTTTTTCTTGACGAAAATATGCCCGGAATGAGCGGTTTGGAAACATTATCGGAGATGAAAGAGAAAAAATCTTCGATTCCGATGATTATGATTACCAAAAGCGAAGAGGAATATATTATGGAAGAAGCCATTGGTTCCAAAATCGCCGATTACCTTATCAAGCCCGTAAATCCAAATCAGATTTTGTTGAGTTTGAAGAAAAACTTAGACCATTCGAGACTGATTTCGCAAAAAACGACTTTGGATTACCAAAAAGAGTTCCGCAAAATCACTATGGAAATGGCGATGGTCAACTCCTATGAAGACTGGGTTGAGTTATATAAAAAACTTATTTTCTGGGAACTGGAACTCGAGAATATTGACGACCAAGGAATGATTGAAATTTTGGAATCCCAAAAAGTGGAAGCCAATTCACAATTTGGAAAATTTATAGAACGTAATTATGAAGATTGGTTTGTACCAAAAGCTGACAAACCGATACAATCCCATACTTTATTTAAAGAGTTAGTCGTTCCTGAGATTCTTAAAAAAGACAAACCTATACTTTTTGTCGTAATTGACAATTTGCGCTATGATCAATGGAAAGTATTTGAAAGTGTAGTAGGCAATTATTACAAGCTTGAAAAAGAAGTTCCCTATTTCTCGATACTTCCTACGGCAACACAATACGCCAGAAACGCTATTTTCTCTGGATTAACGCCACTTGAAATGGAAAAACAGTTTCCGCAATATTGGAAAAATGACCCCGAAGAAGGCGGTAAAAACTTGTTTGAAGCCGAATTTCTAACGGCTCAAATTAAGCGTTTAAGACTTGATTTAAAAGAAGATTATTTTAAAATCACCAATTTAGCAGGAGGGAAAAAACTTGCCGAAAGCTTTAAATCACTAAAAGACAATGATCTTGTTACAGTAGTTTATAATTTTGTCGATATGCTTTCGCATGCCAAAACCGAAATGGATGTGGTAAAAGAACTCGCTTCTGATGATAAAGCGTATCGTTCCTTGACTTTAAGCTGGTTTAAAAACTCGCCTTTACTGGAAATTATTCAGCAGGCACAAAAACTGGGTTTCAAATTAATCCTAACCACAGATCACGGTACTATCAATGTAAAAAACCCTTCAAAAGTAGTCGGCGACAAAAACACCAGTCTGAATTTACGTTACAAAACCGGACGCAGTCTAACTTATGAACAAAAAGATGTTTATGCCGTAAAAGAGCCAAAACTTATCGGTTTGCCTGCCATAAATATGAGCAGTTCATATATTTTTGCAAAAAATGATTTGTTTTTAGCTTATGTAAACAACTACAATCATTATGTGAGTTATTACAAAAACACCTATCAGCACGGCGGAATCTCATTAGAGGAAATGATCATTCCGTTTTTGGTTTTCAATCCGAAGTAA